The following proteins are co-located in the Myxococcus fulvus genome:
- a CDS encoding heparin lyase I family protein, which yields MTAFLRLAALVLLVPPLASAEVVWKGDFETGNISQWTRSQSVANSRLQVVSDVVREGRYALKATVRQGDDPIGASGNRNELLYISEEKQGSTYFYKWSTMFPSNYPISDGWQVFAQWHQEGCCGSPPLEFFVKGDQMHLRVGGADGDIPWKGSINKGQWHDFILQVKWSSNAKVGFVQLWHNGKLVLPKTMGATQFGKEMNYLKLGLYREDSIRPEASVYHDGFTMSTALEDVLPPPPAPAPEPTPEPTPEPTPTPEPTPEPTPTPTTPPIVNVPTLPGNGTPRVGVIDTDDGTDNPQAAQGCGATATGGAPFIAATGLLAFAALLSRRRKPATVRARGARR from the coding sequence TTGACCGCATTCCTTCGACTCGCCGCCCTGGTGTTGCTGGTTCCCCCCCTCGCGTCCGCGGAGGTGGTGTGGAAGGGCGACTTCGAGACCGGAAACATTTCGCAGTGGACGCGCTCGCAGAGCGTCGCGAACAGCCGCCTGCAGGTGGTGTCGGACGTGGTCCGTGAGGGCCGCTATGCGTTGAAGGCCACGGTGCGTCAGGGCGATGACCCCATCGGCGCCAGCGGCAACCGCAACGAGCTGCTCTACATCAGCGAGGAGAAGCAGGGCTCCACGTACTTCTACAAGTGGAGCACGATGTTCCCGTCGAACTACCCCATCTCGGATGGGTGGCAGGTCTTCGCGCAGTGGCACCAGGAGGGCTGCTGTGGTTCGCCGCCGCTGGAGTTCTTCGTGAAGGGGGACCAGATGCACCTGCGCGTGGGTGGCGCGGACGGTGACATCCCCTGGAAGGGGTCCATCAACAAGGGCCAGTGGCACGACTTCATCCTGCAGGTGAAGTGGTCGTCCAACGCGAAGGTCGGCTTCGTGCAGCTGTGGCACAACGGGAAGCTGGTGTTGCCGAAGACGATGGGGGCGACGCAGTTCGGCAAGGAGATGAACTACCTGAAGCTCGGGCTGTACCGCGAGGACAGCATCCGTCCCGAGGCGAGCGTGTACCACGACGGCTTCACCATGAGCACCGCGCTGGAGGACGTCCTGCCGCCTCCGCCCGCCCCTGCACCGGAGCCCACCCCGGAGCCGACGCCCGAGCCCACGCCCACCCCGGAGCCGACGCCCGAGCCCACGCCGACGCCCACCACGCCGCCCATCGTCAACGTGCCCACGCTGCCGGGCAACGGCACGCCGCGCGTCGGCGTCATCGACACGGATGACGGCACGGACAATCCGCAGGCGGCGCAGGGTTGCGGTGCGACGGCGACGGGCGGGGCTCCGTTCATCGCCGCCACGGGCCTGCTCGCGTTCGCCGCGCTGCTGAGCCGTCGGCGCAAGCCGGCGACGGTGCGTGCTCGCGGCGCTCGTCGCTAG
- a CDS encoding CHAT domain-containing protein: MLKSKSDKALVLALAAPVLVVTALLVVRTPSGGNGVEARFWAERRASARIEARLTYPEADRYRPRVSAGGCLVPAEPIPLKELARLEEEGNWAGIAAAYGLQGEWNQAGSFLERMSSSVDRDSDLAAVQLSRGAHEQALRLLDRVLARAPAHPQALWNRALALRDMGLTMKAAETFEKVAALGEQGWSREAKAQALTLREETQARSRKWHGARDATLALLEDPKAPLPLQEARQSPGVVRQHFYDVVRAAPSKERVLALMPLARELDRLQGGTSLGDYVTRVSGRDFTRRGALAQGYSEWVRKRAGAPESLVETVRASGEEDLFVGMALHNKAAALRYLPDLVTHVQREKDTWLGLFLEREQARKETADGEWWKAEQRLFNALQRCREGAFSARCVDLEIRLGILYAELRRLTEAEQHARTAWSWARQLQEWELELTTLEMLVHISRDRGDFSSALAYVEEWTARGGRVIDTCYWPHINQAHTHYLALRPEAARASLEAAAACPNAKLDLMFGATFAEMARARPDPKDAERLSQALDVARASNPTPGDAIYARYLEGRFVLDHEHERGVELLTRTLEDARKLPSTEPLAREAWTLGYSSLVTDAGRRGDYARALELLAEQLGTQVPTRCALGAAVHNERSVAVARGPAGELVGDYQGTREVPFAESPSVKLVPEHVRQALKGCAQVEVLAWAPVFGRTDLLPVDQPWSFRMGRIVPGVSAPSRRLVVSSVEAPALLQLPRLPTWTPPSEPEPTRLELLSGSDATPSRVLSSMSDATEIEIHAHGISDPVLSDASLVVLSPEGNGRYALTADIVRKQKLAGAPMVFLAACSAGRLASTTTHEPFSLPAAFIEAGARAVLASTVDIPDAAGRFFDGVRQRIRGGTAPAVALRDERQKWLSRDARNGWTHHVLLVETSD, encoded by the coding sequence ATGTTGAAGTCGAAGTCCGACAAGGCCCTGGTCCTGGCGTTGGCCGCGCCCGTGCTCGTCGTCACCGCGCTGCTCGTCGTGCGCACGCCGTCCGGGGGGAACGGCGTGGAGGCGCGCTTCTGGGCCGAGCGTCGGGCGTCCGCGCGCATCGAGGCCCGCCTCACCTATCCGGAGGCCGACCGCTACCGACCGCGTGTCTCGGCCGGCGGCTGTCTGGTCCCCGCCGAGCCCATCCCCCTCAAGGAGCTGGCCCGGCTGGAGGAAGAGGGCAACTGGGCGGGCATCGCCGCCGCGTACGGGCTGCAGGGCGAGTGGAACCAGGCGGGCTCCTTCCTGGAGCGCATGTCGTCCTCCGTGGACCGCGACAGCGACCTGGCCGCCGTGCAGCTCTCCCGGGGGGCACACGAGCAGGCCCTGCGGCTCTTGGACCGCGTGCTGGCCCGTGCCCCCGCGCATCCCCAGGCCCTGTGGAACCGCGCCCTGGCGCTGCGCGACATGGGCCTGACGATGAAGGCCGCGGAGACCTTCGAGAAGGTGGCCGCGCTCGGCGAGCAGGGCTGGAGCAGGGAGGCCAAGGCGCAGGCGCTGACGCTGCGCGAGGAGACGCAAGCGCGCTCGCGCAAGTGGCATGGCGCGCGCGACGCCACGCTGGCCCTGCTGGAGGACCCGAAGGCGCCGCTGCCCCTCCAGGAGGCGCGCCAGAGCCCTGGCGTGGTGCGGCAGCACTTCTACGACGTGGTCCGCGCGGCGCCCTCCAAGGAGCGCGTGCTGGCGCTGATGCCGCTGGCGCGGGAGCTGGACCGGCTCCAGGGCGGCACGTCGCTCGGCGACTACGTGACGCGCGTGTCCGGCCGCGACTTCACGCGCCGGGGCGCCCTGGCCCAGGGATATTCCGAGTGGGTCCGGAAGCGCGCGGGCGCGCCGGAGTCGCTGGTGGAGACGGTGCGCGCCTCCGGCGAGGAGGACCTGTTCGTGGGCATGGCCCTGCACAACAAGGCCGCCGCGCTGCGCTACCTGCCGGACCTGGTCACCCACGTCCAGCGCGAGAAGGACACCTGGCTCGGCCTGTTCCTGGAGCGGGAGCAGGCCCGCAAGGAGACGGCGGACGGCGAGTGGTGGAAGGCCGAGCAGCGCCTGTTCAACGCGCTCCAGCGCTGTCGCGAGGGCGCCTTCTCCGCGCGCTGCGTGGACCTGGAGATCCGCCTGGGCATCCTCTACGCGGAGCTGCGGCGGCTGACGGAGGCCGAGCAGCACGCGCGCACCGCCTGGTCCTGGGCCCGCCAGCTCCAGGAGTGGGAGCTGGAGCTCACCACGCTGGAGATGCTCGTGCACATCTCCCGGGACCGCGGGGACTTCTCCAGCGCGCTCGCCTACGTGGAGGAGTGGACCGCGCGCGGTGGCCGCGTCATCGACACCTGCTACTGGCCCCACATCAACCAGGCCCACACGCACTACCTGGCCCTGCGTCCGGAGGCCGCGCGCGCCTCGCTGGAGGCCGCCGCCGCGTGCCCCAACGCGAAGCTGGACCTGATGTTCGGCGCCACCTTCGCGGAGATGGCCCGCGCCCGTCCGGACCCGAAGGACGCCGAGCGGCTGAGCCAGGCGCTCGACGTCGCGCGCGCCAGCAACCCCACGCCGGGTGACGCCATCTACGCGCGCTACCTGGAGGGCCGCTTCGTGCTGGACCACGAGCACGAGCGCGGCGTGGAGCTGCTCACGCGCACCCTGGAGGACGCGCGCAAGCTGCCGTCCACCGAGCCTCTGGCGCGCGAGGCGTGGACCCTGGGCTACTCCTCGCTCGTCACCGACGCGGGACGCCGGGGCGACTACGCGCGCGCCCTGGAGCTGCTCGCCGAGCAGCTGGGGACCCAGGTGCCCACGCGGTGCGCGCTCGGCGCCGCCGTCCACAACGAGCGCTCCGTGGCCGTCGCCCGGGGGCCCGCGGGAGAGCTCGTGGGCGACTACCAGGGCACGCGCGAGGTGCCCTTCGCGGAGAGCCCCAGCGTCAAGCTCGTCCCCGAGCACGTGCGCCAGGCGCTCAAGGGCTGCGCCCAGGTGGAGGTGCTCGCGTGGGCGCCCGTCTTCGGCCGCACGGACCTGTTGCCCGTGGACCAGCCGTGGAGCTTCCGCATGGGCCGCATCGTCCCGGGCGTGTCCGCGCCGTCGCGGCGCCTGGTGGTCTCCAGCGTGGAGGCGCCCGCGCTGCTGCAGCTGCCCAGGCTCCCCACGTGGACGCCGCCCTCCGAGCCGGAGCCCACCCGGCTGGAGCTGCTGTCCGGCTCGGACGCCACGCCCTCGCGCGTGCTGTCCAGCATGTCGGACGCGACGGAAATCGAGATTCACGCGCACGGCATCAGCGACCCGGTGCTGTCGGATGCCTCGCTGGTGGTGCTCTCACCCGAGGGCAACGGCCGCTACGCGCTGACGGCGGACATCGTGCGCAAGCAGAAGCTCGCCGGCGCGCCCATGGTGTTCCTGGCCGCGTGCAGCGCGGGGCGGCTCGCCTCCACCACCACGCACGAGCCCTTCAGCCTGCCCGCCGCCTTCATCGAGGCCGGCGCGCGCGCGGTGCTCGCCTCCACGGTGGACATCCCCGACGCCGCCGGGCGCTTCTTCGACGGCGTGCGCCAGCGCATCCGCGGCGGCACCGCCCCCGCCGTGGCCCTGCGCGACGAGCGCCAGAAGTGGCTCTCCCGCGACGCGCGCAACGGCTGGACGCACCACGTGCTGCTGGTGGAGACGTCCGACTGA
- a CDS encoding cupin-like domain-containing protein, with amino-acid sequence MSVDTSRLALEWQVWLVENLALGVTREEACLALASAGVSEEVAREEVARVEAHPFFQACQRVGRRYGWLESVMDTYSALHRQSGGHLALERRHELSAEEFFTRYYFGHRPVVLTGRMKDWPALGRWSLSYLAERVGDVQVEVMTRRESNPDHAPEPDKHRETMRFADYVHRVATGGETNDYYMVPRNENWQREGFESLREDVRAPQGIIDDSLRPDMMTLLLGPAGTVTPLHHDNMNVLLAQVMGRKHVKLIPSFQRHLMYPRYGTFSHVDAERPDVERHPLYAEAHMVEAVLEPGELVFIPVGWWHWVRALDVSASVTFHHFQVPQGNTFLPTPL; translated from the coding sequence ATGAGCGTGGATACATCCCGGTTGGCGTTGGAGTGGCAGGTCTGGCTGGTGGAGAACCTGGCGTTGGGGGTGACGCGCGAGGAGGCGTGTCTGGCGTTGGCGAGCGCGGGGGTGTCCGAGGAGGTGGCGCGCGAGGAGGTGGCGCGGGTGGAGGCGCATCCCTTCTTCCAGGCCTGCCAGCGGGTGGGACGACGCTACGGGTGGCTCGAGTCGGTGATGGACACGTACAGCGCGTTGCATCGGCAATCGGGTGGACACCTGGCGCTGGAGCGACGCCACGAGTTGTCCGCGGAGGAGTTCTTCACGCGCTACTACTTCGGACATCGGCCGGTGGTGTTGACGGGGCGGATGAAGGACTGGCCGGCGCTCGGACGTTGGTCGCTTTCCTACCTGGCCGAGCGGGTGGGGGACGTGCAGGTGGAGGTGATGACGCGGCGTGAATCCAACCCTGACCACGCGCCCGAGCCGGACAAGCACCGCGAGACGATGCGCTTTGCCGACTACGTGCACCGGGTGGCGACGGGGGGCGAGACGAACGACTACTACATGGTGCCGCGCAACGAGAACTGGCAGCGCGAGGGCTTCGAGTCGCTGCGCGAGGACGTGCGCGCGCCCCAGGGCATCATCGACGACAGCCTGCGCCCGGACATGATGACGCTGCTGCTCGGCCCCGCGGGCACGGTGACGCCGCTGCACCACGACAACATGAACGTGCTGCTGGCGCAGGTGATGGGGCGAAAGCACGTGAAGCTCATCCCCTCCTTCCAGCGGCACCTGATGTATCCGCGCTACGGGACGTTCAGCCACGTGGACGCGGAGCGCCCGGACGTGGAGCGCCACCCGCTCTACGCGGAGGCGCACATGGTGGAGGCGGTGCTGGAGCCGGGGGAGCTGGTGTTCATCCCGGTGGGCTGGTGGCACTGGGTGCGCGCGCTCGACGTGAGCGCGTCGGTGACGTTCCACCACTTCCAGGTGCCCCAGGGGAACACGTTCCTGCCCACGCCGCTATAG
- a CDS encoding RNA polymerase sigma factor translates to MANLFNRERRRFEAFIRQHRPSLLGLARRLSARSSLEAEDLVQETFERAMQEFESLKDRTDAAAAAWLCTTMTNRFLDYCRRQRTESRGMPHLALVQEGVAQAEAQENWELVSTEEFQKAVERLKPHLRDAYRLHAEGKRYNAIAEHFNVPVGTVGSWLTLARRDLKDLLLPQVAVAREQGATSS, encoded by the coding sequence ATGGCCAACCTCTTCAACCGGGAGCGGAGGCGCTTCGAGGCGTTCATCCGACAGCACCGGCCCAGCCTGCTGGGACTGGCGCGTCGTCTGTCCGCCCGCTCCAGCCTGGAAGCCGAGGACCTGGTGCAGGAGACCTTCGAGCGCGCGATGCAGGAATTCGAGTCGTTGAAGGACCGGACGGACGCGGCGGCGGCGGCGTGGCTGTGCACGACGATGACCAACCGCTTCCTGGACTACTGCCGCAGGCAGAGGACGGAGTCCCGGGGGATGCCCCACCTCGCGCTGGTGCAGGAGGGGGTGGCGCAGGCGGAGGCCCAGGAGAACTGGGAGCTGGTGAGCACCGAGGAGTTCCAGAAGGCGGTGGAGCGGCTCAAGCCGCACCTGCGTGATGCCTACCGGCTGCACGCGGAGGGCAAGCGCTACAACGCCATCGCCGAGCATTTCAACGTTCCCGTGGGCACGGTGGGCAGTTGGCTCACCCTGGCGCGCAGGGACCTGAAGGACTTGCTGCTGCCACAGGTAGCGGTGGCCCGGGAGCAGGGGGCAACGAGCTCATGA
- a CDS encoding zf-HC2 domain-containing protein: MTTPCTNNRLHLFVDGELSATEADAFRQHLTRCAECESGLRDLLQLELLAARALGGSAPATQGADVAEPVVGGNVVSLKARLQKGLRVAMPLALAAGLAAVVVVRGQAEPEIPGEVWLSGADTRTFEARLSHPKADRFLPYSPMRGTSHSAQMLPLRPLAELAERHDYRGIAAAYALRGDWQQAEAFLGQEPESADKANDLAVVALSRQRYEEALGLLTSALKQDPNHAQALWNRALVLRERDLLDRAAASFDTVASLSEAGWSGEARRMAAELRTQLAEERVRSRRQVMDVWATLTGEAPWDAKQLAQRPAVARAALYDAVRTVTSKERVEALLPLARELDALGGGSVLQDYVRQIATRDFTARAPLAQGYAGLLRDSDTKKDATVLLDSLRRSGERDIYFGALMHTGTAVSDATAMSALRGFAEGTPDPWLHLLAERESIRRELAAGRTAQAEKQLMDAMLTCNGMGNIVPCMELN, encoded by the coding sequence ATGACGACGCCATGCACCAACAACCGACTGCATCTCTTCGTGGACGGGGAGCTGTCCGCCACGGAAGCGGATGCCTTCCGCCAGCACCTGACGCGGTGCGCGGAGTGTGAGTCGGGACTGAGGGATTTGTTGCAGCTGGAGCTGCTCGCGGCCCGGGCGCTGGGGGGAAGCGCGCCGGCGACGCAGGGCGCCGACGTGGCCGAGCCGGTGGTGGGCGGCAACGTGGTGTCCCTGAAGGCGCGGCTCCAGAAGGGCCTGAGGGTGGCGATGCCGCTGGCGCTCGCGGCGGGGCTGGCGGCGGTGGTGGTGGTGCGCGGCCAGGCGGAGCCGGAGATTCCGGGCGAGGTGTGGCTGTCGGGCGCGGACACGCGCACCTTCGAGGCGCGGCTTTCGCATCCGAAGGCGGACCGCTTCCTGCCCTACAGCCCGATGCGCGGCACCAGCCACTCGGCGCAGATGCTGCCGCTCAGGCCGCTGGCGGAGCTGGCGGAGCGGCACGACTACCGGGGCATCGCGGCGGCGTACGCCCTGCGCGGCGACTGGCAGCAGGCCGAGGCGTTCCTGGGCCAGGAGCCGGAGTCCGCGGACAAGGCGAACGACCTGGCCGTCGTCGCGCTCAGCCGCCAGCGCTACGAGGAGGCGCTGGGGCTGCTCACGAGCGCGCTGAAGCAGGACCCGAATCACGCCCAGGCGCTGTGGAACCGCGCGCTGGTGCTGCGCGAGCGGGACTTGTTGGATCGCGCGGCGGCGTCGTTCGACACGGTGGCGTCGCTGAGCGAGGCGGGGTGGAGCGGCGAGGCGCGGCGCATGGCGGCGGAGCTGCGCACGCAGCTGGCGGAGGAGCGGGTGCGCTCGCGCCGTCAGGTGATGGACGTGTGGGCGACGCTCACGGGGGAGGCGCCCTGGGACGCGAAGCAGCTCGCGCAGCGGCCCGCGGTGGCGCGCGCGGCGCTCTACGACGCGGTGCGCACGGTGACCTCGAAGGAGCGCGTGGAGGCGCTGCTGCCGCTGGCCCGCGAGCTGGACGCGCTGGGTGGGGGCTCGGTGCTGCAGGACTACGTGCGGCAGATTGCGACGCGGGACTTCACGGCGCGCGCGCCGCTGGCCCAGGGGTACGCGGGGCTCTTGCGTGACAGCGACACGAAGAAGGACGCCACGGTGCTGCTGGACTCGCTGCGCCGCTCGGGGGAGCGGGACATCTACTTCGGCGCGCTGATGCACACGGGCACCGCGGTGTCGGACGCCACGGCGATGAGCGCGCTGCGCGGCTTCGCCGAGGGGACGCCGGACCCGTGGCTGCACCTGTTGGCCGAGCGCGAGAGCATCCGCCGGGAGCTGGCCGCGGGCCGCACCGCCCAGGCCGAGAAGCAGTTGATGGACGCGATGCTGACGTGCAACGGGATGGGCAACATCGTCCCGTGCATGGAGCTCAACTGA
- a CDS encoding acyl-CoA synthetase: MAQSPPRNMRDYAATHRDFRWERPEHFNFATDVVDRHAAERGESLALLWSDETGREQRFTWQGVKQRSLHAAQFLTGLGLKKGDRAFIMMPRVPEWWFLVLGCIRAGIVFMPGTPMLTVKDIRYRLVAADANAVIADVSCLERFEGLAGTGRVETWVAVGEGAPAPWVRYESGTVGTGAHGQDFAPTRAEDPLLIYFTSGTTGMPKMVLHTQVSYGLGHVITGRYWLDLTPEDRHLTLSDTGWAKCAWGKLFGPWSQGACNVVYDFRGRFEPEKLLKVLASQKVTTFCAPPTAWRAMVLKELKDYDLSSLRHTVSAGEPLNPEVIDTWKAATGLHIREGYGQTETVVVVGMFPSVEPRVGSMGKPSPGFTVGVIDDAGQEVKDGQEGDIAVRVAPERPVGLFQEYLGDAAANAACRRGDWYVTGDRAVRDAEGYFYFVGRADDVIKTSGYRVGPFEVESALLEHAAVAESAVIGVPDDKLGQRVKAYVVLAPGFIASHELAKELQEHVKRTTAPYKYPREVEFVLELPKTVSGKIRRAELRATPPKPA; this comes from the coding sequence ATGGCCCAGTCCCCTCCTCGCAACATGCGCGACTACGCGGCGACCCACCGGGACTTCCGGTGGGAGCGGCCCGAGCACTTCAACTTCGCCACGGACGTGGTGGACCGGCACGCCGCCGAGCGGGGGGAGTCGCTGGCGCTGCTCTGGTCGGACGAGACGGGGCGGGAGCAGCGCTTCACGTGGCAGGGCGTGAAGCAGCGCTCGCTGCACGCGGCGCAGTTCCTCACGGGACTGGGGCTGAAGAAGGGGGACCGCGCCTTCATCATGATGCCCCGGGTGCCGGAGTGGTGGTTCCTGGTGCTGGGCTGCATCCGCGCGGGCATCGTCTTCATGCCGGGCACGCCCATGCTCACCGTCAAGGACATCCGCTACCGGCTGGTGGCGGCGGACGCGAACGCGGTCATCGCGGACGTCAGCTGTCTGGAGCGCTTCGAGGGGCTCGCGGGCACCGGCCGCGTGGAGACGTGGGTGGCGGTGGGGGAGGGCGCGCCGGCGCCGTGGGTCCGCTACGAGTCGGGCACGGTGGGCACGGGGGCGCACGGCCAGGACTTCGCGCCCACGCGCGCGGAGGACCCGCTGCTCATCTACTTCACGTCCGGCACCACGGGCATGCCGAAGATGGTGCTGCACACGCAGGTCAGCTACGGGCTGGGCCACGTGATTACCGGGCGCTACTGGCTGGATTTGACGCCCGAGGACCGGCACCTGACGTTGAGCGACACGGGCTGGGCCAAGTGCGCGTGGGGCAAGCTCTTCGGGCCGTGGAGCCAGGGCGCGTGCAACGTCGTCTACGACTTCCGGGGACGCTTCGAGCCGGAGAAGCTCTTGAAGGTGCTGGCGTCCCAGAAGGTGACGACCTTCTGCGCGCCGCCCACGGCGTGGCGGGCGATGGTGCTCAAGGAGTTGAAGGACTACGACCTGTCGAGCCTGCGCCACACGGTGAGCGCGGGGGAGCCGCTCAACCCGGAGGTCATCGACACGTGGAAGGCGGCCACGGGGCTGCACATCCGCGAGGGCTACGGGCAGACGGAGACGGTGGTGGTGGTGGGCATGTTCCCCTCGGTGGAGCCGCGCGTGGGCTCCATGGGCAAGCCGTCCCCGGGCTTCACGGTGGGCGTCATCGACGACGCGGGCCAGGAGGTGAAGGACGGGCAGGAGGGGGACATCGCGGTGCGCGTGGCGCCGGAGCGGCCGGTGGGGCTGTTCCAGGAGTACCTGGGCGACGCGGCGGCCAACGCGGCCTGTCGTCGAGGCGACTGGTACGTCACCGGGGACAGGGCGGTGCGGGACGCGGAGGGCTACTTCTATTTCGTGGGCCGCGCGGACGACGTCATCAAGACGTCCGGCTACCGCGTGGGGCCGTTCGAGGTGGAGTCCGCGCTGCTGGAGCACGCGGCGGTGGCGGAGTCCGCGGTGATTGGCGTGCCGGACGACAAGCTGGGGCAGCGGGTGAAGGCGTACGTGGTGCTGGCGCCGGGCTTCATCGCGTCGCACGAGCTGGCGAAGGAGCTCCAGGAGCACGTCAAGCGCACCACCGCGCCGTACAAGTATCCGCGCGAGGTGGAGTTCGTCCTCGAGCTGCCCAAGACGGTGAGCGGCAAGATTCGCCGCGCGGAGCTGCGCGCCACGCCGCCCAAGCCCGCGTGA
- a CDS encoding YcjF family protein produces MELQLTEEIRRQVDEAFRRRGRVNIVIAGRSGVGKSTLINAVFHGRIADTGQGRPVTQETREYTKSDVPVSILDTRGLELGAYKQTLTLLEDLVATRGRDADATRHLHCAWLCIGEDSRRVEDGDLEVARMLSRHMPVVVVVTKARNDQGFRAEVERLLPMARNVMRVRALQETDDEGNTLQAKGLVELVELTMELVPEAQRNAFAAAQRVSIEQKRKRAHGIVASAAAAAAAIGATPIPFADAALLVPTQVGMLAGISSVFGMPLTEAFLSTLVSSVATGLGATFSGQAIVSGLLKVIPGAGTLVGALIAASTATALTTLFGEAYIAVLSRLMERRAGEIPLVEDVISAFKEELSLRRASA; encoded by the coding sequence ATGGAGCTCCAGCTCACCGAAGAGATTCGCAGGCAGGTGGACGAGGCCTTCCGCAGACGCGGGCGGGTCAACATCGTCATCGCCGGGCGCAGCGGCGTGGGGAAGAGCACGCTCATCAACGCCGTCTTCCACGGGCGCATCGCGGACACCGGCCAGGGCCGCCCCGTCACGCAGGAGACGCGCGAGTACACGAAGAGCGACGTCCCCGTGAGCATCCTCGACACCCGGGGCCTGGAGCTGGGCGCCTACAAGCAGACGCTGACGCTGCTCGAGGACCTGGTCGCCACACGGGGCCGGGACGCGGACGCGACGCGGCACCTGCACTGCGCGTGGCTCTGCATCGGAGAAGACTCGCGGCGCGTGGAGGATGGAGACCTGGAGGTCGCGCGCATGCTCTCGCGGCACATGCCCGTGGTGGTCGTGGTCACCAAGGCACGCAACGACCAGGGCTTCCGCGCCGAGGTGGAGCGGCTGCTCCCCATGGCCCGAAACGTCATGCGCGTGCGCGCGCTCCAGGAGACGGACGACGAGGGGAACACGCTCCAGGCCAAGGGGCTCGTCGAGTTGGTGGAGCTCACCATGGAGCTGGTGCCGGAGGCGCAGCGCAACGCCTTCGCCGCCGCGCAGCGGGTGAGCATCGAACAGAAGCGCAAGCGGGCCCACGGCATCGTCGCCAGCGCGGCCGCTGCCGCCGCGGCCATCGGAGCCACCCCCATCCCTTTCGCCGACGCCGCCCTGCTCGTCCCCACGCAGGTCGGAATGCTGGCGGGGATTAGCAGCGTCTTCGGCATGCCTCTCACCGAGGCCTTCCTCTCCACGCTGGTGAGCTCCGTGGCCACGGGGCTGGGCGCCACCTTCTCCGGACAGGCCATCGTGTCCGGCCTGCTCAAGGTCATCCCCGGCGCGGGCACGCTGGTCGGTGCGCTCATCGCCGCCTCCACCGCCACCGCGCTCACCACCCTGTTCGGCGAGGCCTATATCGCCGTGCTCTCCCGACTGATGGAGCGGCGCGCCGGGGAGATTCCCCTCGTGGAGGACGTCATCAGCGCCTTCAAGGAAGAGCTGTCCCTGCGCCGCGCCTCGGCCTGA